A part of Streptomyces sp. DSM 40750 genomic DNA contains:
- a CDS encoding SIS domain-containing protein yields MSRTEIEIATQPECWRRATELARRPDAPAYAAMPRPGERVAVVGCGTSWFMAHAYAVLRESGGHGETDAFPASEMPAGRAYDRVVALTRSGTTSEVLELLGRLRGRTPTVAVTADPATPVMDVADAAVVLDFADETSVVQTRFATTELVLLRALLGEDLGHLGAQAASALVEPLPEELLAAEQFTFLGRGWAYGIAQEAALKMREAAGAWTEAYPVMEYRHGPISITGPGRVAWWFGDPAAVPVGLPEEIARTGGQLVALGRDPVADLIVVQRLAATLGGARGLDPDNPRHLTRSVILT; encoded by the coding sequence ATGAGTCGGACCGAGATCGAGATCGCCACCCAGCCCGAGTGCTGGCGCCGCGCCACCGAACTGGCACGGCGGCCGGACGCCCCCGCGTACGCGGCCATGCCCAGGCCCGGTGAGCGGGTCGCCGTCGTGGGCTGCGGCACCTCCTGGTTCATGGCCCACGCCTATGCGGTGCTCCGGGAGTCCGGGGGCCACGGGGAGACGGACGCCTTTCCGGCCTCCGAGATGCCGGCCGGCCGGGCCTACGACCGGGTGGTCGCGCTGACCCGGTCCGGCACCACCTCGGAGGTCCTGGAACTGCTCGGCCGACTGCGCGGCCGAACGCCCACCGTCGCGGTCACCGCGGACCCCGCGACCCCGGTCATGGATGTCGCCGACGCGGCCGTAGTGCTGGACTTCGCCGACGAGACGTCGGTGGTGCAGACCCGGTTCGCCACCACCGAACTGGTGCTGCTGCGCGCCCTGCTCGGTGAGGACCTCGGCCATCTGGGGGCGCAGGCCGCCTCGGCGCTGGTCGAGCCGCTGCCCGAAGAGCTTCTCGCCGCCGAGCAGTTCACCTTCCTCGGGCGGGGCTGGGCGTACGGGATCGCCCAGGAAGCGGCCCTGAAGATGCGCGAGGCGGCGGGCGCGTGGACGGAGGCGTACCCGGTGATGGAGTACCGGCACGGGCCGATCAGCATCACCGGACCGGGCCGGGTGGCCTGGTGGTTCGGTGATCCGGCGGCCGTTCCCGTCGGCCTGCCGGAGGAGATCGCGCGCACCGGCGGCCAGTTGGTCGCCCTCGGGCGCGACCCGGTGGCCGACCTGATCGTGGTGCAGCGGCTCGCCGCGACCCTCGGCGGGGCGCGCGGACTCGACCCGGACAACCCCCGCCATCTGACCCGCTCGGTGATCCTGACCTGA
- a CDS encoding carbohydrate ABC transporter permease, protein MSAVTAETAPTAETAAENAAEGAATTARRRRPPRLRTVLLTAVGWLVALTFLAPYVQMLLTALKPTPELMKSPPSYLPSRWEWSNFADVWSLKDPPVSDALWFSLYVAGMSTLLALAVGLPAAYYTARHRFRGRGAFLLLVLVTQMFAPTALLVGIYREMVSLDLTDTAEGLILVNAAFNLPFCIWILNAYFASIPKELEEAAYMDGAGRLGALARVTLPLALPGVVTALVYTFIGAWNEYVVALTITSSGDRTTLTKAIPGFVTAYQEQWQYLFATSLIAIVPVVVLFVFVERYLISGLTAGGIK, encoded by the coding sequence ATGTCCGCCGTCACAGCCGAAACCGCACCCACGGCCGAAACCGCAGCCGAAAACGCAGCCGAAGGCGCGGCCACAACCGCCCGGCGGCGGCGCCCGCCCCGGCTGCGCACCGTACTGCTGACGGCGGTGGGCTGGCTGGTCGCCCTGACGTTCCTCGCGCCGTACGTTCAGATGCTGCTCACGGCCCTGAAGCCGACGCCGGAACTGATGAAGTCACCGCCGTCCTATCTGCCGTCACGGTGGGAGTGGTCCAACTTCGCCGATGTCTGGTCGCTGAAGGATCCGCCGGTCAGCGACGCGCTCTGGTTCTCGCTGTACGTCGCCGGGATGTCCACGCTCCTCGCACTGGCTGTGGGCCTGCCTGCCGCGTACTACACCGCCCGCCACCGGTTCCGCGGGCGTGGCGCCTTCCTGCTGCTGGTGCTGGTCACCCAGATGTTCGCGCCGACCGCGCTGCTGGTGGGCATCTACCGGGAGATGGTCAGCCTCGATCTGACCGACACCGCGGAGGGGCTGATCCTGGTCAACGCGGCGTTCAACCTGCCGTTCTGCATCTGGATCCTCAACGCGTACTTCGCGAGCATCCCCAAGGAGCTGGAGGAGGCGGCGTACATGGACGGGGCGGGACGGCTGGGCGCGCTGGCCCGGGTCACCCTGCCGCTGGCGCTGCCGGGAGTGGTGACCGCGCTCGTCTACACGTTCATCGGGGCCTGGAACGAGTACGTCGTCGCGCTCACCATCACCTCGTCCGGCGACCGGACGACGCTGACCAAGGCCATCCCGGGCTTCGTCACGGCCTACCAGGAGCAGTGGCAGTACCTCTTCGCCACCTCGCTGATCGCGATCGTGCCGGTCGTCGTCCTGTTCGTCTTCGTGGAGCGCTATCTGATCAGCGGTCTGACGGCCGGCGGCATCAAGTGA
- a CDS encoding extracellular solute-binding protein → MKRHLVGIAAGVSLALVLTGCGKGGSSGGGGGDGDGKTIRFVAAKYDDDTQPYWENLIKDFEAENPGYQVELEVVDWEQIDSKVKTYIQTGQQPDVLNYNKFSDFARDDLIHQAKDVVSPEVLDDFLPLFADQARYEGVQYGLPFISSARLFFYNKDIFDEAGISEPPSSWAEVEDAAEKVKKAGDIPLGLPLGAEEAQAEFYIWAMNNGGGWTDKSGQWAVDQRANVETLDFLRKLTKAGLTQPNPEATNRKDVFNQFAQGKIGMINGAVFMRKGFIDTVDKNLNYGVAPLPSKDGTTHNTLGVQDYLVAFKKDEGKNREAVNKFLDFFYQKKNASKFLSTEGFLSVTKSAGDALSSDSAYYKPFVDALSGARFAPTDNPNWSTVEGAVKQRIGTAVSSAEPEKVLGEIQKTAEKDG, encoded by the coding sequence GTGAAACGGCACCTCGTCGGTATCGCAGCAGGTGTGTCCCTCGCTCTGGTCCTCACCGGATGCGGCAAGGGAGGTTCGTCCGGTGGCGGTGGCGGTGACGGCGACGGAAAGACGATCAGATTCGTGGCCGCGAAGTACGACGATGACACCCAGCCCTACTGGGAGAACCTCATCAAGGACTTCGAGGCCGAGAACCCCGGCTACCAGGTCGAGTTGGAGGTCGTCGACTGGGAGCAGATCGACTCCAAGGTCAAGACGTACATCCAGACCGGCCAACAGCCCGACGTCCTCAACTACAACAAGTTCTCCGACTTCGCGCGCGACGACCTGATCCACCAGGCCAAGGACGTCGTGTCGCCCGAGGTGCTCGACGACTTCCTGCCGCTCTTCGCCGACCAGGCGCGGTACGAAGGCGTCCAGTACGGCCTGCCGTTCATCTCCAGCGCGCGGCTCTTCTTCTACAACAAGGACATCTTCGACGAGGCCGGGATCTCCGAGCCGCCGTCCAGCTGGGCCGAGGTCGAGGACGCGGCCGAGAAGGTGAAGAAGGCCGGGGACATCCCGCTGGGCCTGCCGCTCGGCGCGGAGGAGGCCCAGGCCGAGTTCTACATCTGGGCGATGAACAACGGCGGCGGCTGGACCGACAAGTCGGGACAGTGGGCCGTCGACCAGCGGGCCAACGTGGAGACGCTGGACTTCCTGCGGAAGCTCACCAAGGCCGGTCTGACCCAGCCCAACCCCGAGGCCACCAACCGCAAGGACGTCTTCAACCAGTTCGCCCAGGGGAAGATCGGCATGATCAACGGCGCCGTCTTCATGCGCAAGGGCTTCATCGACACGGTCGACAAGAACCTGAACTACGGCGTCGCGCCCCTGCCGAGCAAGGACGGTACGACGCACAACACGCTCGGTGTCCAGGACTACCTGGTGGCCTTCAAGAAGGACGAAGGCAAGAACCGCGAGGCCGTCAACAAGTTCCTCGACTTCTTCTACCAGAAGAAGAACGCCTCGAAGTTCCTGTCCACCGAGGGGTTCCTCTCGGTCACCAAGTCGGCCGGTGACGCGCTGAGTTCGGACTCCGCCTACTACAAACCGTTCGTCGACGCGCTGTCGGGCGCGCGGTTCGCACCCACCGACAACCCGAACTGGTCCACCGTCGAGGGCGCCGTGAAGCAGCGCATCGGTACGGCCGTGTCGAGTGCCGAGCCGGAGAAGGTCCTCGGCGAGATCCAGAAGACCGCCGAGAAGGACGGCTGA
- a CDS encoding DeoR/GlpR family DNA-binding transcription regulator: MAAPQARWSALLEMLTRDGRIEVDAAADELRVSAATIRRDLDELARQQMVTRTHGGAVINAIAYDLPLRYKAARNAPEKERIADAAAGLVKAGAVVGLNGGTTTTAVARALAVRPELSTEGAGPSLTVVTNALNIANELVVRRHVKLVVTGGVARPASYELTGPLATEVLAQITLDQVFIGVDAIDVRHGATAQDEGEAGINRALALRAEQVVVVADSSKLGRRAFARICPVEDVHVLVTDKAAGPELTEPFAAAGVEIVRA, encoded by the coding sequence ATGGCGGCACCGCAGGCCAGATGGAGCGCGTTGCTGGAGATGCTGACGCGCGACGGGCGGATCGAGGTCGACGCCGCCGCGGACGAACTGCGGGTCTCCGCCGCCACGATCCGGCGTGATCTGGACGAGCTGGCGCGCCAGCAGATGGTGACCCGCACGCACGGCGGTGCTGTGATCAACGCGATCGCGTACGACCTGCCGCTCCGCTACAAGGCCGCGCGCAACGCTCCGGAGAAGGAGCGGATCGCCGACGCGGCGGCGGGCCTGGTGAAGGCGGGCGCCGTGGTGGGTCTGAACGGCGGCACCACGACCACCGCGGTCGCCCGGGCGCTGGCCGTCAGGCCCGAGTTGAGCACGGAGGGCGCCGGTCCCTCGCTGACGGTCGTCACCAACGCGCTGAACATCGCCAACGAGCTGGTCGTACGCCGCCATGTGAAGCTCGTCGTCACCGGGGGTGTGGCCCGCCCGGCCTCGTACGAACTCACCGGGCCGCTGGCCACCGAGGTGCTCGCACAGATCACCCTCGATCAGGTCTTCATCGGCGTCGACGCGATCGATGTCCGGCACGGGGCCACGGCCCAGGACGAGGGCGAGGCCGGCATCAACCGGGCGTTGGCCCTCCGCGCCGAACAGGTGGTCGTGGTCGCGGACTCCTCCAAGCTGGGCCGGCGGGCTTTCGCCCGGATCTGCCCGGTGGAGGACGTCCATGTGCTGGTGACCGACAAGGCGGCGGGCCCCGAGCTGACCGAGCCGTTCGCCGCGGCGGGCGTGGAGATCGTCCGGGCCTGA
- a CDS encoding DUF4091 domain-containing protein, giving the protein MARTSSAVAGFVAGVVVAASTTAIAVTDTTTTGTDLNSKATATWLTVKVADAMGTRDTLTWVPTGSFADSAAERVPRYPMTAIKGKDTKELKLSAVRNEQVSAQLAIASGKDLDNVKAVVGDLTGPGGAKLSGDDTQVRFVKYVPVQRSKSEVDWSATIDQVSSGKEVSGDRNPDVVGDALDERSSVDVPAYAAQPLWFTFHIPEKARPGTYTGTVKVDADGRTQASYPLTIEVADASVPDPEDYDFFLDVWAQPETMAKNHGVKLWSDRHWKLIERYNRDLASRGQKVINTTIVDNPWHHQWSLGTRESQTATPYTSMVGWTWDGDEFAFDFSRWDKYVQTARRAGLGPGIGAFSMLAFQDQEHLTYTDTRTGRTVYENVDLGGERWREAWGAYLPAFEAHLKTKGWLEDTWLSFDERPIETMRVVKDFVHEVAPVFDDRISVAGSISTEGVASNLSVDWGGIDAMTKEKAAERRKAGKITTFYVYGSPAHPNTLSYSPAVESRMLPWISAQRNLDGFLRWSYNSWTSDPFRQPVHIFTQGDEYLVYPGKDGPMSSIRWEQLKEGVEDYELIARLRKKEGGGTDSDALTEALTTATRDLDGRTKDVGDIETARAAVVKGLTS; this is encoded by the coding sequence ATGGCACGTACGTCCTCAGCTGTCGCGGGCTTCGTCGCCGGCGTTGTCGTGGCCGCGAGCACCACCGCGATCGCCGTCACCGATACGACGACCACCGGCACCGACCTCAATTCCAAGGCCACCGCCACCTGGCTGACCGTCAAGGTCGCCGACGCCATGGGCACAAGAGACACCCTCACCTGGGTGCCCACCGGGTCCTTCGCCGACTCCGCGGCGGAGCGGGTCCCGCGCTACCCGATGACCGCCATCAAGGGCAAGGACACCAAGGAGCTGAAGCTCTCCGCCGTGCGCAACGAGCAGGTCTCGGCGCAGTTGGCGATCGCGTCCGGCAAGGACCTCGACAACGTCAAGGCCGTGGTCGGCGACCTCACCGGGCCCGGCGGTGCGAAGCTGTCCGGTGACGACACCCAGGTCCGGTTCGTCAAGTACGTGCCCGTGCAGCGCTCCAAGAGCGAGGTGGACTGGTCCGCCACCATCGACCAGGTCAGCTCCGGCAAGGAGGTCTCCGGCGACCGCAACCCCGATGTGGTCGGCGACGCACTCGACGAGCGGTCCTCCGTGGATGTGCCCGCCTACGCGGCGCAGCCGCTGTGGTTCACCTTCCACATCCCCGAGAAGGCCAGGCCCGGCACCTACACCGGCACGGTGAAGGTCGACGCCGACGGCCGCACCCAGGCCAGTTACCCACTGACCATCGAGGTCGCGGACGCGAGCGTGCCCGACCCCGAGGACTACGACTTCTTCCTCGACGTGTGGGCGCAGCCGGAGACGATGGCCAAGAACCACGGCGTGAAGCTCTGGTCCGACCGGCACTGGAAGCTGATCGAAAGGTACAACCGCGACTTGGCCTCACGCGGCCAGAAGGTCATCAACACCACCATCGTCGACAACCCGTGGCACCACCAGTGGTCGCTCGGCACCCGGGAGTCGCAGACGGCCACGCCGTACACCAGCATGGTGGGCTGGACGTGGGACGGCGACGAGTTCGCCTTCGACTTCTCCCGCTGGGACAAGTACGTCCAGACCGCGAGACGCGCCGGGCTCGGGCCCGGCATCGGCGCCTTCTCCATGCTGGCGTTCCAGGACCAGGAGCACCTCACCTACACCGACACCCGCACCGGCAGGACCGTCTACGAGAACGTGGATCTGGGCGGGGAGCGCTGGCGGGAGGCGTGGGGTGCGTATCTGCCGGCCTTCGAGGCCCATCTGAAGACGAAGGGCTGGCTGGAGGACACGTGGCTGTCCTTCGACGAGCGGCCGATCGAGACCATGAGGGTGGTCAAGGACTTCGTCCACGAGGTCGCGCCGGTCTTCGACGACCGTATCTCCGTGGCCGGGTCGATCAGCACGGAAGGTGTCGCGTCGAACCTGTCCGTCGACTGGGGCGGCATCGACGCGATGACGAAGGAGAAGGCGGCCGAGCGGCGCAAGGCCGGCAAGATCACCACCTTCTACGTGTACGGCTCGCCGGCCCACCCCAACACGCTGTCGTACTCCCCCGCCGTCGAGTCGCGGATGCTGCCGTGGATCTCCGCCCAGCGGAACCTGGACGGGTTCCTGCGCTGGTCGTACAACAGCTGGACCAGCGACCCCTTCCGCCAGCCGGTGCACATCTTCACCCAGGGTGACGAGTACCTGGTCTATCCGGGCAAGGACGGCCCGATGTCCAGCATCCGCTGGGAGCAGCTGAAGGAGGGCGTCGAGGACTACGAACTCATCGCCCGGCTACGGAAGAAGGAGGGCGGCGGCACCGACAGCGACGCGCTGACCGAGGCCCTCACCACCGCGACGCGGGACCTCGACGGCCGTACGAAGGACGTCGGCGACATCGAGACCGCGCGGGCGGCAGTGGTGAAGGGGCTGACGTCATGA
- a CDS encoding carbohydrate ABC transporter permease — MAVQDATARTVGAKKDRTPAAPERGSRRPRPARRLRALEPLLWLGPALVLILAVVVWPVVEMVRTSLMDISSTGLTQGFAGGANYTELFAEPDLPGVVLRTLIWVVGVVTVTITVSLGLAQLLNARFPGRRLVRWALIVPWAASVLMTALTWRWMLNNFYGVVNRVLMDVGLLDKPVNWLADPVQAFAWMMAAAVFVSLPFTAFVILSGLGTIPAEVYEAARLDGAGPVRTYLGITLPLLRPSLLVAAIINVINVFNSFPVIWAMTRGGPGFSTDTTTTYMYKLAFDNQDVGESAALAVVNFALILLVVLVYLRVVRRREETG, encoded by the coding sequence GTGGCCGTACAGGACGCCACCGCACGCACCGTCGGGGCGAAGAAGGACCGGACCCCGGCGGCACCGGAACGCGGCTCCCGCCGCCCCCGGCCCGCACGCCGTCTGCGGGCGCTGGAGCCGCTGCTGTGGCTCGGACCCGCACTCGTACTGATCCTGGCCGTGGTCGTCTGGCCCGTCGTCGAGATGGTCCGCACCTCCCTGATGGACATCAGCTCCACCGGACTGACCCAGGGCTTCGCGGGCGGTGCCAACTACACCGAGCTGTTCGCCGAGCCGGACCTGCCGGGCGTGGTCCTGCGCACCCTCATCTGGGTGGTGGGCGTGGTGACGGTCACCATCACCGTCTCGCTGGGCCTGGCGCAGTTGCTCAACGCCCGTTTCCCGGGGCGTCGGCTGGTCCGCTGGGCGCTGATCGTGCCGTGGGCGGCGTCGGTGCTGATGACGGCGCTCACCTGGCGCTGGATGCTCAACAACTTCTACGGCGTCGTCAACCGCGTACTGATGGACGTTGGCCTCCTGGACAAGCCGGTGAACTGGCTCGCCGACCCTGTCCAGGCGTTCGCCTGGATGATGGCCGCGGCGGTCTTCGTCTCCCTGCCGTTCACCGCGTTCGTCATCCTCTCCGGGCTGGGAACCATCCCGGCCGAGGTCTACGAGGCGGCCCGCCTGGACGGCGCGGGACCGGTCCGCACCTATCTCGGCATCACACTGCCGCTGCTGCGCCCGTCCCTGCTGGTCGCCGCGATCATCAACGTCATCAACGTGTTCAATTCGTTCCCGGTCATCTGGGCGATGACCCGAGGCGGCCCCGGCTTCTCCACCGACACGACCACCACCTATATGTACAAACTCGCGTTCGACAATCAGGACGTCGGCGAGTCGGCCGCCCTGGCCGTGGTGAACTTCGCGCTGATCCTCCTGGTGGTGCTGGTGTATCTGCGCGTCGTCCGCCGCCGAGAGGAGACCGGCTGA
- a CDS encoding TIM-barrel domain-containing protein — protein sequence MRTQPLRPRGLGTLLAALALTLIPPVAESLTTPARADTAARADAAAQPTVTESADGLTLSVPGTGKAPGYTVDIATDELALTTERAGRTVLGTAGGDTGGLRFRSDDTWQHATAVTDWTWRNGVLTLITDTTLDGATIEARLTPEADRYDLSWDVEGTSPDQLGLAYDLSSAGHWYGHGEAETPQGGPGVNQPWPLDTGEVDHKAFGPASYNMIDPFWYTSAATGLRVDTGDVMDVAINKGKDGLGRFTVESSDTYKATVFVESTPLEVYRNYVGIVGKPTKSDAPYEQYAKPLWNSWAQFYTKIDQEKLLDYATDLSDNGLDGHTIQLDDKWESNYGNLTWDPQTFPDPKGLSDKIHDMGFDFGIWVTLWINLDSDNYQYAVDKGYLLMDAKDTSKPCEVTWWNGQAGIIDLANPDAKAWYEGNLKTLMDTYDIDGLKFDTRFFDEKCAPREGHQATDYQKLGTELADEFDLQGAGIRVHWNKTAHEAGFVTRQVDKGTGWDSLRASATQNLAISTIGYPFVESDMIGGSGGQPAPSKNVLVRWAQSASLMPLMYASTSPVDTNDTTTGQKVDYDQETIDLYREAIETHEKLAPYIWDQVQSTLKTGDPIMRPLFFDFPKDKPSYTVTDQWMLGPAVLAAPKLSTGSTRSVYLPSGTWYDVNQGTVIRGPKTLKGYAAPLGVTPAFVDLKAKGAAKAIKALKRDNVPAASLLISPDSPSTASGTPFEVTTEVTNWGTRTINNARSALDLPDGWTARATGPATARSLRNGATLTTTWTVTPAEDARWGSHDLTGTVSYAGSQKAADTVQAQVKAAPGSIQDPYRTTDTTTDDAQYAQAGDQFAIWAGGEDLSGWKDEKGVIYLDDAAGEKATVEAKLVSQDSASPFGKAGIALANDLTAPDKGGYAVLVMTDQYGLEFMTDSDGDGKLDTWAGGGSTYHPAYLKLTRDGDTYTAYAGKDGETWSQVGNAQVPSATGTGDAGMVAGAANVNYPGENIEAVFSGFSVTS from the coding sequence GTGCGCACCCAACCGCTCAGGCCGCGCGGCCTCGGCACACTTCTGGCCGCCCTGGCCCTGACGCTCATCCCGCCCGTCGCCGAATCCCTCACCACACCGGCCCGGGCAGACACCGCAGCCCGGGCGGACGCCGCAGCCCAGCCGACGGTGACCGAGAGCGCGGACGGGCTCACCCTGTCCGTGCCGGGCACCGGAAAGGCGCCGGGCTACACCGTCGACATCGCCACCGACGAACTCGCCCTCACCACCGAGCGCGCCGGAAGAACCGTGCTCGGCACCGCAGGCGGCGACACCGGAGGCCTCCGGTTCCGCTCCGACGACACGTGGCAGCACGCCACCGCGGTCACCGACTGGACGTGGCGGAACGGCGTCCTCACCCTCATCACCGACACCACCCTCGACGGCGCCACCATCGAGGCCCGGCTCACGCCCGAGGCCGACCGCTACGACCTGAGCTGGGACGTCGAGGGCACCAGCCCCGACCAATTAGGTCTCGCCTATGACCTGTCGTCGGCCGGCCACTGGTACGGCCACGGCGAGGCGGAGACCCCGCAGGGCGGCCCCGGTGTCAACCAGCCCTGGCCTCTCGACACCGGCGAGGTCGACCACAAGGCCTTCGGACCGGCGTCGTACAACATGATCGACCCGTTCTGGTACACCTCCGCGGCGACCGGCCTCCGCGTCGACACCGGGGATGTCATGGACGTGGCAATCAACAAGGGCAAGGACGGCCTCGGCCGCTTCACGGTCGAGTCCTCGGACACCTACAAGGCCACCGTGTTCGTCGAGTCGACCCCGCTGGAGGTCTACCGGAACTACGTCGGCATCGTCGGCAAGCCGACCAAGAGCGACGCCCCGTACGAGCAGTACGCCAAGCCGCTGTGGAATTCCTGGGCGCAGTTCTACACCAAGATCGACCAGGAGAAACTGCTCGACTACGCCACCGACCTCTCCGACAACGGTCTGGACGGGCACACCATCCAGCTCGACGACAAGTGGGAGTCGAACTACGGCAATCTGACCTGGGATCCCCAGACCTTCCCCGATCCCAAGGGCCTTTCCGACAAGATCCACGACATGGGGTTCGACTTCGGTATCTGGGTCACCCTGTGGATCAACCTGGACTCCGACAACTACCAGTACGCGGTCGACAAGGGCTATCTGCTCATGGACGCCAAGGACACGAGCAAGCCGTGTGAAGTGACCTGGTGGAACGGCCAGGCCGGGATCATCGACCTGGCGAACCCCGACGCCAAGGCCTGGTACGAGGGCAACCTCAAGACCCTGATGGACACGTACGACATCGACGGGCTGAAGTTCGACACCCGCTTCTTCGACGAGAAGTGTGCGCCTCGCGAGGGCCACCAGGCCACGGACTACCAGAAGCTCGGCACGGAACTCGCCGACGAGTTCGACCTCCAGGGCGCGGGCATCCGGGTGCACTGGAACAAGACGGCCCATGAGGCGGGCTTCGTCACCCGCCAGGTCGACAAGGGCACCGGCTGGGACTCCCTGCGTGCGTCCGCCACCCAGAACCTGGCCATCTCCACCATCGGCTACCCGTTCGTCGAGTCCGACATGATCGGCGGCTCCGGCGGCCAGCCCGCACCGTCGAAGAACGTGCTGGTGCGGTGGGCGCAGTCCGCTTCGCTGATGCCGCTGATGTACGCCTCGACGTCCCCGGTGGACACCAATGACACCACCACCGGGCAGAAGGTGGACTACGACCAGGAGACGATCGACCTCTACCGGGAGGCGATCGAGACGCACGAGAAGCTCGCCCCCTACATCTGGGACCAGGTGCAGAGCACCCTCAAGACCGGCGACCCGATCATGCGGCCGTTGTTCTTCGACTTCCCGAAGGACAAGCCGAGTTACACGGTCACCGACCAGTGGATGCTCGGCCCGGCCGTGCTGGCCGCACCCAAGCTGAGCACCGGCTCCACCCGGAGCGTCTACCTGCCCTCCGGTACCTGGTACGACGTGAACCAGGGCACGGTGATACGCGGCCCCAAGACCCTCAAGGGGTACGCGGCACCGCTCGGCGTCACCCCGGCCTTCGTCGACCTCAAGGCCAAGGGCGCCGCCAAGGCCATCAAGGCACTGAAGCGCGACAACGTCCCGGCCGCCTCCCTGCTGATCAGCCCGGACTCCCCGTCCACCGCCTCCGGCACGCCGTTCGAGGTGACCACCGAGGTGACCAACTGGGGCACCCGGACCATCAACAACGCCCGATCGGCACTGGACCTGCCCGACGGCTGGACCGCCAGGGCGACCGGGCCGGCCACCGCGCGGTCCCTCAGGAACGGCGCGACACTCACCACCACCTGGACGGTGACCCCCGCGGAGGACGCCCGATGGGGCAGCCACGACCTCACCGGCACCGTCAGCTACGCCGGATCGCAGAAGGCGGCCGACACGGTGCAGGCGCAGGTGAAGGCCGCCCCGGGCAGTATCCAGGACCCGTACCGGACAACCGACACCACCACCGACGACGCCCAGTACGCCCAGGCCGGGGACCAGTTCGCCATCTGGGCCGGCGGCGAGGACCTGTCCGGCTGGAAGGACGAGAAAGGCGTCATCTACCTCGACGACGCCGCCGGCGAGAAGGCCACCGTGGAGGCCAAGTTGGTCTCTCAGGACAGCGCCTCACCGTTCGGCAAGGCCGGAATCGCCCTCGCCAACGATCTGACCGCGCCGGACAAGGGCGGCTACGCGGTGCTGGTCATGACCGACCAGTACGGCCTGGAGTTCATGACCGACAGCGACGGCGACGGCAAGCTGGACACGTGGGCGGGCGGTGGCTCCACCTACCACCCGGCGTATCTCAAGCTGACCCGGGACGGCGACACCTACACCGCGTACGCCGGCAAGGACGGCGAGACCTGGTCGCAGGTCGGCAACGCCCAGGTGCCGTCGGCCACCGGCACCGGTGACGCGGGGATGGTCGCCGGCGCGGCCAACGTCAACTACCCCGGCGAGAACATCGAAGCCGTCTTCAGCGGATTCTCCGTCACTTCCTGA